Genomic DNA from Pigmentiphaga litoralis:
TTAGGCGGCCAGACGCACGAAAGCCCGCTGCATCAGGGCAAGCGGGCTTTCGGGAAAAGGGTGAGGGAGGCGGTGCGGCGCCCCGGTCAGGGCGACCGGGGGCTGGACGACCAAACGATCAGTGGAGCGTGACCGGGTGGTTCATGTAGTCGTCGAACTGGCTGAGGAATTCATCGACGTCTTCCATCGACGGTTCGGAAGCGATCAACTCCTGGACCTGATTCCGGAACTGGTCAGCCGATTCG
This window encodes:
- a CDS encoding BTH_I0359 family protein: MEMIYNSSNYVVVEFAEIEGATAYGGGFEIVDKQSRRELYIAGESADQFRNQVQELIASEPSMEDVDEFLSQFDDYMNHPVTLH